The Rhinopithecus roxellana isolate Shanxi Qingling chromosome 9, ASM756505v1, whole genome shotgun sequence genome contains a region encoding:
- the TM2D2 gene encoding TM2 domain-containing protein 2, whose product MVLGGCPVSYLLLCGQAALLLGNLLLLHCVSRSHSQNATAEPELTSAGAAHPEGPGGAANWEYGDPHSPVILCSYLPDEFIECEDPVDHVGNATASQELGYGCLKFGGQAYSDVEHTSVQCHALDGIECASPRTFLRENKPCIKYTGHYFITTLLYSFFLGCFGVDRFCLGHTGTAVGKLLTLGGLGIWWFVDLILLITGGLMPSDGSNWCTVY is encoded by the exons ATGGTGCTAGGTGGTTGCCCGGTTAGTTACTTACTTCTGTGCGGCCAGGCGGCTTTGCTGCTGGGGAATTTACTTCTGCTGCATTGTGTGTCTCGGAGCCACTCGCAGAATGCGACCGCTGAGCCTGAGCTCACATCCGCTGGCGCCGCTCACCCGGAGGGCCCCGGGGGTGCTGCGAACTGGGAATATGGCGACCCCCACTCTCCGGTCATCCTCTGCTCTTACCT ACCTGATGAATTTATAGAATGTGAAGACCCAGTGGATCATGTTGGAAATGCAACTGCATCCCAGGAACTTGGTTATGGTTGTCTCAAG TTTGGCGGTCAGGCCTACAGCGACGTGGAACACACATCAGTACAGTGCCATGCCTTAGATGGAATTGAGTGTGCCAGTCCTAGGACCTTCCTACGAGAAAATAAACCTTGTATAAA GTATACTGGACACTACTTCATAACCACTTTACTCTACTCCTTCTTCCTGGGATGTTTTGGCGTGGATCGATTCTGTTTGGGACACACTGGCACTGCAGTAGGGAAGCTGTTGACACTTGGAGGACTTGGGATTTGGTGGTTTGTTGACCTTATTTTGCTAATTACTGGAGGGCTGATGCCAAGTGATGGCAGCAACTGGTGCACTGTTTACTAA